The genome window AGAGCATCTGAAATTCTGGTCTCAAACTAGGAAATCTGTAACACATCAGACATGCTCAGTGTGGGCTACCAGTTCTGGATTATTATATGGTCAGGGTGGTGGtacttccccttccctctccagcacTTAGAGGGAGCTTCAGGAGGGGGGTTCCATGTGGATTCCAGGTGTGATCTTGTAAAACCTGTCAGCATTTATCTCTTTACAGATCCAGTACAGAGCATGTTACTAATCCTTCCTAAGTTCTCCAGGAAGAAACCGTTTGCCAGCCCTCTCATGTCTTTTTAAGAAGAGGTCATCTTTGCCATGGTTTaactgaaaccaggacacctgTTACACACCTCATAACTAAGCATGGTTCTGACTTGAACATAGTCCCATTTTACAGTGCCTGATTAAATATCCAATTTTCTAAAATGATGGctctttctaaaatatttagGTGAACTAGATCTCACGTATATTGTTCCTAGACTGCAAGACAGTATACCAGTCAGTGCAGGTTGGCATGCATGTTTCATAGCTCTTTCTGAAAGCTTTGATGGGCATCCAGTTTGATATCTTCCTTTTTATCCTTGGAGGAGCTGTAGGATGATGTCAAATATGAAAAGTAACAGTGGGATGTGACGTAATTACCTGTTGAAAAGTTCCTGCTAAATTACTTCCTTTCacctgaaacaaaattattcaagTCAGTCTGTGTTAAATTTCTGATAAGTTAATAAAATCTCTCAAAATTTTATGGGCAGAAGACAATTGCTGTATAGCCTTTATTGCCAAGTCAAAGTACAAGTGTGGAAGTTTTTGATCACTCTTTGATCTGGTTTACTCCGTCTGTGTTACTCTGAGTACGTGGAGAGATCACACAGGAGAAACAACCTTCTCTGATTAGTAATCATGTGATCACTAGGTTTCTGGCAATGCTTGAGTGTACATAGGTAGAGTGTGTAAAGTAGATGAGATTGCTGACAGGAcccattaaatttttttaaaatctgatctATACATAGTTGCAGCACTGACAGTATTAGAACAGTGATTTCAGTAAGTTTTTTCATTACAGTTGCATTGTTAATTTGGAGAATTAAAGTGAAACAAAATTCAGTTTGGTGGTTTCTGAGTATTGAGGAAGAACATACTGGCTGTTAAAATAAGTCAGGGTTTGAGAGTAGCAAGTAACCATTAGTGTAACTTTGTGGTGTGTATTATAGGAATTAGAGGAAACCAGCTGTCTGAggaatagaaaaatttaaaattttggatGGGGGCGTGAGAAGGAAAATAGTAAGCTATATCAAACATTTAGCTCTCTGTTCTTTTTAGGTCGATCCACAAAAATACAAGAGCATCTTCAATGGATTTTCAGTGACAATCAAGGAAGATGGTGTTCGTGGCTTGGCTAAGGGATGGGCTCCAACTTTTATTGGCTATTCCATGCAAGGGCTTTGTAAATTTGGGTTTTATGAAGTTTTCAAAATCCTGTATGGCAACATGCTGGGAGAGGTAAGCCTTAAATGTTTTTTGTAAAGCTGTATGTCTGCAGCATAGTAGTATTAGTGATAAGGAGTAATCACAAAAGCATGACtcattaataaaaatgtgtgtttcaATTCCTTTCAGGAAAATGCCTATTTGTGGCGTACTTCGCTATATTTAGCTGCATCTGCCAGTGCGGAGTTTTTTGCTGACATTGCTCTGGCTCCAATGGAAGCTGCTAAAGTTCGCATTCAGACACAGCCTGGATATGCAAACACTCTACGGCAGGCTTTACCCAAAATGTTTGCAGAAGAAGGCATCTGGGCGTAAGCATCCCTTCATTTTAATTGCAATTCTTGATTTTCAGTATGTTTTCTTAATGAAGAGCTGGTGCTGTAACTAGTTCTGGCCTTAGCTTGTAATACTTCTTGGTCTTTTGTATTTCAAGATAAGAACTTAACATACTTCAGGTGATCTGTGCTGAACTGGCTGTTAATTCCACATGCTCCTTAGATCCATCTTTGTGAGTATCTTTGTGCTGAGTTCTGCTGGATAACTTCAGTTTCTAGCAGTTCCAGTCAGAGATACTCAGCAACTTTCTGGTTGTACAGTCAAAGATGCTTGAGTCATTGGCATGTGAGAGCAATATAACTGCATGTTAGCTTTCTGTTCTGATAGAAGTGGCTGTAGATGTACAGGTCATGTTTCACTATCAGGACTTGGCTGGTATGCAGACATTACCCTTACTGCACTGGTAGTATCAGTACTACATTGCTGCCGTGTATTGTAATCTGAAAAGGGACTAAAGAAACTGCTGTGCAGCCTGAGGATCAGGAAAATTTcaatttgtgctgctgttggaagGTAGTACTTAGGAATTTAAACAACTCTAATTTCTGTGGGATTGACAGCATTACAGGGTAGTATATAGAAGTTGTATGGCAGCAATAAATAAGCTAATTCATTTCAGGTTAGAAATACACTTTcaataatgaagaaaatgaaactgagATTGTCTCTTCTCTGGTTAAGTTTCTATAAAGGTGTTGCTCCACTATGGATGAGACAGATTCCATACACAATGATGAAATTTGCCTGCTTTGAACGTACTGTTGAAGCTCTCTACAAGTACGTTGTTCCCAAGCCACGAAGTGAATGTACAAAAGGAGAACAGCTGGTAGTCACATTTGTTGCAGGCTATATTGGTAAGGAATCTTTAAGTTCTACACTTCATTAATGGATTACTGCAAATCTAGAGACCTGTTGCTTTTCAAAGTATTAACTGAAAAGTGACATTAGCAGATGTCACTAACATGGGAGAACTTCCCTGCAGCTTTGAAATGTGCAGGAGAAGTAACTATAAAATCGGTCTGTTAGGGGAAATTGGGTCTGTAATAGGAGACTTCTCTTAAGTGCTCCTATATGTTACCAGTATTGATGGCCAGATTTAAAAATTGCAGCTGATTTAAGTGAAAATTTGCATCTTTCTCAGTCTTGGGAATCTTTCGATGGAAGGGGGGAATTTTCAATATCCAAAGATtcagaagttttttttctggctgttttcttctgttcagaAGTTTCAGGTGGTTGTACTTAGTGTACACAGTAGTGGTACAGCTAAAATACCACAGAACTAATGTCAAATTATTCTTTCAGCTGGTGTGTTCTGTGCAATTGTTTCCCATCCTGCTGACTCTGTGGTGTCTGTGTTgaacaaagaaaaaggcagcTCAGCTTCACAGGTTCTTATGAGGCTTGGATTCAAAGGTACGTTCTTTCTTTCATGTATTTTGGATCAAGTGTTTCTGGTGTTTAGGGGAGGAGGTATTTTTTTCATGCCATTTTATGCTGCTCACACTTATGGTTTGCTCTCCAGGTGTATGGAAAGGTCTGTTTGCTCGTATCATTATGATTGGTACCCTGACTGCACTACAGTGGTTCATCTACGATTCTGTCAAGGTTTATTTCAGACTTCCTCGCCCACCTCCACCTGAAATGCCAGAATCTCTGAAGAAGAAGCTTGGTCTAACTGAATAGACAACTCATGGACTGACTGCTGGCTGACCCAGTGATGAGTTTCATGAAACTTTTATATATTTGACTATGTAGAAAACAAACTATACAATGTCATTATTGGTTGTGCCCTCATCTCATGTGAGGGTTTAAATTCTACCACTGTCATTGCctgaaataaatgagaaacAGAGTGCTTAGTGTCTGTTTACTACTGCATATGTAAGCTTCATTTCATAGTAGCAAATACCTCAAATACTCTCCTGGCttcccccctcccaccccaaaaaagttttttaaaaaataccctGTATCACACTTAAGAAACTAGAGAAATGTTACCCTTCCACTTAAAATTAGGTTTTCACTGTTTCCAGAGAAGTGCCAAGAACCTGTCCTTGCACTTGGAGCCCACTGATCATTTGCCTGTAATAAGCTGTTACTGTGGAACAGCTGAACTCGTGAATGGCTGAGATGAGACTGGAGTCTGATTGGGCATCCTAGTCATGATATCAGTGTTTCCCACAGAGATAAAAGGAACCTTATGCATACTAGAGCTGTTTCTGCCTTGGGATGGTCATCCCAACTTATGCTTACTTGActaatttctgcttctgttgGCTTTGAACCACACCAAAGAACTTGGCCCTTCTGATTGTCCTGTGGAATTAAACAGTAGTTGCTACCTCTTAACTAGAGAAAAGCTGATGTTAATAAagattttcaaatatatttgacTACTAATGGTGTACTTCAGctttacaataaaataaaaatggcttGTATTTTACTCTAGAGTTTGAAAAACTTGCCAGTTTTTCCCTACATTTGCTACAGCTGtagttttttatttcagttactTTTTTCTGAATTAGTATAATACTGAATTATGGTTGAACCATGTATTTCTGCAGCTCAAGGAGCCATGCCAGGCTTTTTGGACCTTGATGTGAAGAAATACATGCTCCTCAGCACACAAGAGGAGACAATTAAGGCAATGTTaaggtatttatttttgaatttttttctcaagtctTAGTGGAGGGAGATGGTGCTGCCTTCTGCATTTCACCTGTTCAATAACCCACAGTTGGTAATCACTACACCCTATCCAGTACTACTTTGCTCCCAAAGTAGAGCTGGAGCTGATGTGGTTTTTTTGCAATTCTGTGGATAGACTGCCTTACAGCATGTGAGCTGTTTATACTGAACTTAGCTTGGCACTTATGTTACACTGCTTCTTCCTCTTGGCTCCTTCAGAGCCAAAAGGACAAATCAGGCAGGTGCCATTGGATATTCTAAATGTACTGACTGCTGCATCTTGCTGGAATCAGATGTGCCTGCTATTGTAGCGCTGAGCTTCTCACCCCCTGGGAAAATCCTCCAACACCCAAGATTTTGAATGATTATGCTAAACAGGAAAGCTGGGCCTTATTTTGAATTGTTGCCTTTCAGAATGCAGAGTAAAAGCTAGAACTACACCATTTCCCTGTCACCATGACAGTAATAAAGACACTCTTAGAGCAACTGGTATCTGCCTGCATTACACAGCAAAGTCAAATTTAGACCCTCAGtctaaataaaatacttgtACAAGTACTTTGTTGTTGAATTAAAATTATCTAATGCTAAAAGTATGTAAATCTTGTTTCCACATCGTGAATGGGAAgctctgaaattatttaatgagTCATTAAATACTTGTAAGAGCTTCCTTGGAGAAGAGCCCTTACTATGACTTGTATTAAGACTGTTGATGTTAAATCACATTTTTGAAGTTGTGTGTATGGTGCAGCTTGCTAGGAAAACTCACTTTCGTGTACTGAAAATCAGTTTCTTTAGAGGCATGTTTTTACTCAgtagaattttctttctttgctgaaagTTCCTTCTAATCCTGGGGAAAGTGAAGAACTCAAATTTTAAGGCTGGCAGAAGACTGAGACAAGCTTGGCTCATGTAGTGAGGTAGTCTGTCAAGCAATCTAGTGCTGAGCTAAATTTCTTGAGACTCTTATTCTGTATGTGGAGCAAAATCGCACAATTTTTCTCTAGGATTGAGTCCATAATGCACAGTTGTTACAAATAGGTACAACAATAAGAGCACCTTAAGTCTGTTTTCTTATTGCTCACTGGTAGACCTGAAactatcttttaaaaatgcttagaTAATTATATCAAGGTAGACCTGAGATAAGACTACAAGGAGCAGCCTGCAGTTCCTCTTCTGTAactgagaaagggaaaatacaCTTAGTGCTCCTTGCAGTGTTGTATTTCAGTGGAAAACCCAAGAGGGGGAGAGAATTGCCTTGCAGCTGCCAGCTTCATTGACATTCAGCCATAGGATTGTTCGGATGCTTGTTAGGAAAGGGTGTTGCTTAAAGGGTTGCCTGCTGGTATTTTAAATAAGCTTCAGTGGGAAAACCGTagtattaaaatacaatttaaaaggTCTTTGTGCATAATGCCTGGTACATTTTCTGAAGGTTGAGATAGAGCAATGGTGCTTTTGATGGATTTGCCCTTCCATTGCAAGTAAAGTCCTGTATCCAAAAGAGGTACCCCAGTTTAAACTTAGGTAACTCCAGACCCATCAATAAACCCCAAAGTGCTCTGTAAAACATGGATTATGTATATGCTGCTTGTGTATATTTTATGAAGGAGAAAACATACTTTCTTGCTGGTTTTGGAGCTGAGATGAGCTTTCTGGTTTAAAACATACCATATATATAAATTTGGAGTAACAACTGCATTTGCACACCGTGTTTATATCAGGTTGTACTACAGATGAAATGTGCTGACGCTCACTGATACTTGCGGAAATGTCTGTTGCATATCATTTTAAAATGGGCTGTAATAATACAAATACTTGTAActcatttacatttttacataGAAATGATGTAGTTCACAGTGAAAACAATAAACATCCTGCTTTTTTATAGCAAATATGAGTACCTTGGGTAGATGGGCTTAATAGCTGCGTGGCTTTGTTACAGAATACAATTTTTGTAACTCAGTGCTAGGGAGAAAGACACTGCTAGCAGAAAATTCTTGGCTAAGCAGATGTTCTGGTGTCTAAAAGTAGATTTTATTCTTTTGGGATTCATTTGCTCATGTAATTTTTCATCATTGATCATTTAATGCTGTTGCTGgcttttgggttgttttttttccttttaaattgcTGACAAGTATACTAATTGGCCAGTTTTGTATCTGAAAgctaaattaaaagcaaagatgGCCTGAATGTCACTACATTTTGGGCTCAATGGGATGATCTGTTTTAAGTAGCATCGctgtaattttcattattacctGAATCACTCAATCAT of Molothrus ater isolate BHLD 08-10-18 breed brown headed cowbird chromosome 5, BPBGC_Mater_1.1, whole genome shotgun sequence contains these proteins:
- the SLC25A3 gene encoding phosphate carrier protein, mitochondrial isoform X2, which gives rise to MFSSIAPLARHNPFYAPHFQLVQDGVRKRPAEPAEASATRRSLAAASADEEYSCAYGSNRFFVLCGLGGIISCGTTHTALVPLDLVKCRMQVDPQKYKSIFNGFSVTIKEDGVRGLAKGWAPTFIGYSMQGLCKFGFYEVFKILYGNMLGEENAYLWRTSLYLAASASAEFFADIALAPMEAAKVRIQTQPGYANTLRQALPKMFAEEGIWAFYKGVAPLWMRQIPYTMMKFACFERTVEALYKYVVPKPRSECTKGEQLVVTFVAGYIAGVFCAIVSHPADSVVSVLNKEKGSSASQVLMRLGFKGVWKGLFARIIMIGTLTALQWFIYDSVKVYFRLPRPPPPEMPESLKKKLGLTE
- the SLC25A3 gene encoding phosphate carrier protein, mitochondrial isoform X1; the protein is MFSSIAPLARHNPFYAPHFQLVQDGVRKRPAEPAEASATRRSLAAASADEEYSCEYGSLKFYALCGVGGVLSCGLTHTGVVPLDLVKCRMQVDPQKYKSIFNGFSVTIKEDGVRGLAKGWAPTFIGYSMQGLCKFGFYEVFKILYGNMLGEENAYLWRTSLYLAASASAEFFADIALAPMEAAKVRIQTQPGYANTLRQALPKMFAEEGIWAFYKGVAPLWMRQIPYTMMKFACFERTVEALYKYVVPKPRSECTKGEQLVVTFVAGYIAGVFCAIVSHPADSVVSVLNKEKGSSASQVLMRLGFKGVWKGLFARIIMIGTLTALQWFIYDSVKVYFRLPRPPPPEMPESLKKKLGLTE